One part of the SAR202 cluster bacterium genome encodes these proteins:
- a CDS encoding 4-hydroxy-tetrahydrodipicolinate synthase — protein MVHKLHGVITSMLTPFSVNLKLDEETLASELEYQMKAGVNGVCILGGTGESMSLTPQE, from the coding sequence GTGGTACATAAGTTACATGGCGTTATAACATCGATGCTGACACCGTTCAGCGTGAACTTGAAGCTGGACGAGGAGACATTGGCGTCGGAGCTGGAGTACCAGATGAAGGCGGGGGTCAACGGGGTGTGTATCCTGGGTGGGACGGGGGAGTCGATGAGCCTGACGCCGCAGGAG